One Rhizobium sp. NRK18 genomic window carries:
- a CDS encoding cobyrinate a,c-diamide synthase gives MSGIMIAAPSSGAGKTTVTLGLLRALKRRGLAVKPGKVGPDYIDPAFHAAACGEACFNFDPWAMRRQLLAGQAAHLQAGGGLLVIEAMMGLFDGAADGSGSPADLAALLGLPVLLVVDCAKMSHSVAALVRGFSGHRSDIRVAGLILNRVGSDRHEAMLREALNPLGLPILAVIRQDAGLALPERHLGLVQAGEHAGLEAFIERAADAIDASFDFETLDGLAPSRLTSAATVEGEPMRPLGQTIAVARDMAFAFSYEHVLAGWRSAGAEIRLFSPLADEAPSAEADAVYLPGGYPELHAATLAAASVFRQGMQGAALRGARIYGECGGYMVLGDGLIDAAGARHAMLGLLPLVTSFADRKRHLGYRRVVPLAGAPFEGPMTAHEFHYSTVVSEGDGGRLFRVSDALGADLGEAGLVRGNVCGSYMHLIDLAGESR, from the coding sequence ATGAGCGGTATCATGATCGCCGCGCCGTCGTCCGGCGCCGGCAAGACGACCGTGACGCTCGGACTGCTGCGCGCGCTCAAGCGCCGGGGCTTGGCGGTAAAGCCGGGGAAGGTGGGACCGGATTACATCGACCCGGCCTTCCATGCGGCGGCCTGCGGCGAGGCCTGTTTCAATTTCGATCCCTGGGCCATGCGTCGGCAATTGCTTGCCGGTCAGGCCGCGCATCTGCAGGCGGGCGGCGGGCTTCTCGTCATCGAGGCGATGATGGGGCTTTTCGACGGAGCGGCGGACGGTAGCGGTTCTCCCGCCGATCTTGCGGCGCTTCTCGGCCTGCCGGTGCTGCTGGTCGTCGATTGCGCCAAGATGTCCCATTCGGTGGCCGCCCTGGTGCGCGGGTTTTCGGGCCACCGCAGCGACATCCGTGTCGCCGGGCTGATCCTCAACCGGGTTGGCAGCGACCGTCACGAGGCGATGCTGCGGGAGGCGCTGAACCCCCTTGGTCTGCCGATCCTCGCCGTCATCCGGCAGGATGCCGGGCTGGCGCTTCCGGAGCGGCATCTGGGTCTCGTTCAGGCCGGCGAGCATGCCGGGCTCGAGGCTTTTATCGAGCGGGCCGCAGACGCGATCGACGCCTCTTTCGATTTCGAGACGCTTGATGGTCTTGCACCATCCCGATTGACGTCGGCAGCCACCGTCGAAGGCGAGCCGATGAGGCCGCTTGGTCAGACCATTGCCGTTGCCCGCGACATGGCGTTTGCATTTTCCTACGAACATGTGCTGGCGGGCTGGCGTTCTGCCGGGGCCGAGATCCGGCTCTTTTCGCCGCTCGCCGACGAAGCGCCGTCTGCGGAGGCGGATGCGGTCTATCTGCCGGGCGGCTATCCGGAATTGCATGCAGCCACGCTCGCGGCGGCATCCGTGTTCCGGCAGGGGATGCAGGGCGCTGCTTTGCGCGGCGCACGGATTTATGGCGAGTGCGGGGGCTATATGGTGCTCGGCGACGGATTGATCGACGCGGCGGGCGCCCGGCATGCCATGCTCGGCTTGTTGCCGCTGGTGACCAGCTTTGCCGACAGAAAGCGGCATCTCGGCTATCGGCGCGTCGTTCCGCTTGCCGGCGCGCCCTTTGAAGGGCCGATGACGGCACATGAGTTCCATTATTCGACCGTGGTCAGCGAAGGCGACGGCGGCCGGCTTTTCCGCGTCAGCGACGCGCTTGGTGCCGATCTCGGTGAAGCGGGGCTCGTGCGCGGCAATGTCTGCGGGTCCTATATGCACCTCATCGACCTTGCGGGAGAGAGCCGGTGA
- the cobD gene encoding threonine-phosphate decarboxylase CobD, with product MTGGIVHGGGLAAAARRFGGRPADWLDLSTGINPVPCETPALPSNVWHRLPDSDLFDAARQAAAAYYGSGAILPLPTPGTQAVIQLLPRLAGSTGRVAIVSPTFGEYARVFSANGFAVDTVGSIADIGSGYAAAVVVNPNNPDGRRWCRDDLAALHDRLQADGGLLIVDEAFGDVLPEMSVAGQVSAMPGLVVLRSFGKFFGLAGLRLGFVIGGQDLLDNLADWLGPWAVSGPALAIAADLFGSDTDAVRNRILGRKAALDAVLTNAGLATVGGTALFSLVETADAQRLWRHLAENHILVRRFDYQDDWLRVGLAADEAGDRRLAAALAGFRGF from the coding sequence GTGACCGGCGGGATCGTCCATGGGGGCGGGCTTGCCGCCGCGGCACGCCGGTTCGGAGGACGCCCGGCCGATTGGCTGGATCTCTCGACCGGGATCAACCCCGTTCCATGCGAAACGCCGGCTCTTCCGTCAAACGTCTGGCACCGGTTGCCCGACAGCGATCTCTTCGATGCGGCACGGCAGGCGGCTGCTGCCTATTACGGCAGCGGAGCGATCCTGCCCCTTCCCACACCCGGCACGCAGGCGGTCATCCAGTTGCTGCCGCGCCTTGCCGGGTCCACCGGCCGCGTCGCCATCGTTTCCCCGACTTTCGGGGAGTATGCGCGAGTCTTTTCCGCCAACGGATTTGCGGTCGATACCGTCGGCTCGATCGCGGATATCGGCAGCGGCTATGCGGCTGCCGTGGTCGTCAATCCGAACAATCCGGATGGACGCAGGTGGTGCCGTGACGACCTCGCAGCCCTTCATGACCGGCTGCAGGCGGATGGCGGGCTGCTGATCGTCGACGAAGCCTTCGGCGACGTGCTGCCGGAGATGAGCGTCGCGGGCCAAGTCTCAGCGATGCCGGGTCTCGTCGTGCTGCGCTCCTTCGGGAAGTTCTTCGGTCTCGCCGGATTGCGGCTCGGCTTCGTCATTGGCGGGCAGGATCTGCTCGATAATCTTGCGGACTGGCTCGGTCCATGGGCGGTGTCCGGGCCGGCGCTGGCGATTGCAGCGGATCTCTTTGGGTCGGACACGGATGCGGTGCGAAACCGCATTCTCGGCCGCAAGGCCGCATTGGATGCGGTTTTGACAAATGCCGGTCTTGCGACGGTCGGCGGTACCGCGCTGTTCTCGCTGGTGGAGACGGCCGATGCGCAGAGGCTGTGGCGGCATCTTGCGGAAAACCACATCCTCGTCCGCCGCTTCGACTATCAAGATGACTGGCTCAGGGTCGGCCTGGCTGCTGACGAGGCGGGCGACCGGCGTCTCGCCGCTGCGCTTGCCGGTTTCCGGGGGTTCTGA
- the cbiB gene encoding adenosylcobinamide-phosphate synthase CbiB, producing MAAHFLTLLLALVIDLVVGDPDRLWWRYPHPVVWFGKAISSLEKLLNGDRLAAETRRQNGFVALAILLLGACLAGILMHAFFLKLGVVGILLEAVVASVFLAQKSLSDHVRAVAVGLRTGGLESGRQAVAMIVGRDPKSLDEPGICRAAIESLAENFSDGTVAPAFWFAIAGLPGLFAYKMLNTADSMIGHKTERYRDFGFAAARTDDLANWPAARLSVLLIALGALAAKGSDAAVNTVRIALRDNNLHRSPNSGWPEAAMAGALDLQLAGPRRYHGEVVMEPMLNGAGRTHASVKDIETALRIYLLACCALTVIVLVIFTFSL from the coding sequence ATGGCCGCGCATTTCCTGACCCTGCTGCTGGCGCTCGTCATTGACCTCGTCGTCGGCGATCCAGACCGGCTGTGGTGGCGCTATCCGCATCCGGTCGTCTGGTTCGGCAAGGCCATTTCAAGCCTGGAGAAGCTGTTGAACGGAGATCGGCTTGCCGCTGAGACGCGCCGGCAGAACGGTTTCGTCGCTTTGGCGATCCTGCTTCTCGGCGCCTGCCTTGCCGGCATCCTGATGCACGCCTTCTTCCTGAAGCTGGGTGTCGTCGGCATTCTGCTGGAAGCCGTCGTCGCATCGGTGTTCCTGGCGCAGAAGAGCCTTTCGGACCATGTCCGGGCTGTCGCCGTCGGATTGCGGACCGGCGGCCTTGAAAGCGGTCGGCAGGCCGTTGCCATGATCGTCGGGCGCGATCCGAAGTCGCTTGATGAGCCCGGCATATGCCGGGCGGCGATCGAGAGCCTTGCAGAGAATTTTTCCGATGGGACCGTCGCGCCGGCCTTCTGGTTTGCGATCGCCGGGCTGCCGGGACTGTTTGCCTACAAGATGCTGAACACGGCCGACTCGATGATCGGCCACAAGACGGAGCGCTACCGCGATTTCGGCTTTGCGGCTGCCCGCACCGACGATCTTGCCAACTGGCCTGCCGCACGTCTTTCCGTCCTGCTGATCGCACTGGGCGCGCTTGCGGCGAAGGGCAGTGATGCGGCCGTCAACACGGTCCGGATCGCTCTCCGCGACAACAACCTGCACCGTTCGCCGAATTCCGGATGGCCGGAAGCGGCCATGGCGGGCGCGCTCGACCTGCAGCTTGCCGGGCCGCGGCGTTATCACGGCGAAGTCGTCATGGAGCCCATGCTGAACGGCGCCGGCAGGACGCATGCATCGGTCAAGGATATCGAAACGGCATTGCGGATCTACTTGCTCGCATGCTGTGCCCTGACAGTAATCGTACTGGTCATATTTACTTTTAGCTTATGA
- a CDS encoding L,D-transpeptidase, with product MRKLLAAAATLLCAQFFTIDASAANLIAKINLSTQTMTVIQDGRTMYRWKVSTARSGYRTPTGSYSAKWLSKNHRSRKYNNAPMPFSIFFNGGYAVHGTTDIRRLGTPASHGCVRLHPQNAAVLYSLTQANGLSNTRIIIQR from the coding sequence ATGCGTAAACTTCTTGCTGCTGCGGCGACGCTTTTATGCGCGCAGTTTTTCACGATCGACGCCAGTGCGGCGAACCTGATCGCCAAGATCAATCTTTCCACGCAGACGATGACCGTTATCCAGGACGGCCGGACGATGTATCGCTGGAAGGTATCCACGGCGCGCAGCGGATATCGTACGCCGACCGGTTCCTATTCGGCCAAGTGGCTTTCCAAGAACCACCGCTCGCGCAAGTACAACAATGCGCCGATGCCGTTCTCCATCTTCTTCAATGGCGGCTATGCCGTGCACGGCACCACGGACATTCGTCGGCTGGGCACGCCGGCATCGCATGGCTGCGTGCGCCTACACCCGCAAAACGCGGCAGTGCTCTATTCGCTGACCCAGGCCAACGGGCTCAGCAATACGCGCATCATCATTCAGCGCTGA
- a CDS encoding Crp/Fnr family transcriptional regulator: MREREDIHNSAIPVVCRACEARHGGLCGVLSPEQLQELNRHSSRKAVEAGREIIAQGEEITSYSNILKGVVKLSKMMADGRQQIVGLQFAPDFMGRPFLEESALTAESATDTEICTFPKAVVDRMLTGTPKMEHRLHAQSLKELDEAREWMLTLGRKSAHEKVASFLYLIATHIDPEHGRRNAFELPLSRADIADFLGLTIETVSRQMTKLRKDGVIVIENNRHVTVPHLDRLAWAAGND; this comes from the coding sequence ATGCGCGAACGGGAAGACATTCACAACTCTGCAATTCCGGTTGTCTGCCGCGCCTGCGAGGCCCGCCACGGCGGTCTTTGCGGCGTTCTCTCACCCGAACAGTTGCAGGAACTCAACCGGCATTCGAGCCGCAAGGCCGTCGAGGCCGGCCGCGAGATCATCGCCCAGGGCGAGGAAATCACCTCCTACTCCAACATTCTGAAGGGCGTGGTCAAGCTCTCGAAGATGATGGCGGACGGCCGCCAGCAGATCGTCGGACTGCAGTTTGCCCCGGATTTCATGGGTCGCCCGTTCCTGGAAGAAAGCGCACTCACGGCCGAATCGGCCACCGACACCGAGATCTGTACCTTCCCGAAGGCGGTGGTCGACCGGATGCTGACCGGCACCCCGAAAATGGAGCATCGCCTTCATGCCCAGTCGCTGAAGGAACTGGACGAAGCCCGCGAATGGATGCTGACGCTGGGCCGCAAGAGCGCGCACGAGAAGGTCGCGAGCTTCCTGTACCTCATAGCCACGCATATCGATCCCGAGCACGGAAGACGGAATGCCTTCGAGCTGCCCTTGTCGCGCGCCGATATCGCCGACTTCCTCGGCCTGACGATCGAGACTGTCAGCCGGCAGATGACCAAGCTGCGCAAGGATGGCGTTATCGTCATCGAGAACAACCGTCATGTGACCGTGCCGCATCTCGACCGCCTCGCCTGGGCGGCCGGCAACGACTGA
- the hemN gene encoding oxygen-independent coproporphyrinogen III oxidase, which yields MSQILLQKFSGAVPRYTSYPTAPHFHEGIGSSVYRQWLRALGAGQTLSLYLHIPYCDRLCWFCACHTKHTLKYEPIRAYLTSLKREIAEIGQNVSKDAVVTAVHFGGGSPTMLLPEDMTTLMVDLRAAFTFSDSVEISVEMDPNDLDEPRYDALAAIGMTRASLGVQDFNPKVQETINRIQTFEQTRSVVEAVRARGVRSVNCDVLYGLPYQTLETLRETISDIVSLGPDRIALFGYAHVPWMKKHQKMIPEAALPDTAERFLQMQEAARMLVEAGYQPIGIDHFAKPDDSLANAERNGELRRNFQGYTDDPANALIGLGASSIGQLPQGYVQNMHATSEYQRMVDETGLAAVRGIALTDGDRMRAWVIERLMCNFGFSIAELRTLYPRIAETVIAEARVAARDLPEVCRLDGDVFLLTDDGRPFARSVAAVFDAYLANGKGRHSLAV from the coding sequence GTGAGCCAGATTCTTCTTCAAAAATTCTCCGGTGCCGTGCCGCGCTATACGAGCTACCCAACCGCGCCACATTTCCATGAAGGCATCGGCAGCAGTGTCTATCGCCAGTGGTTGCGGGCGCTCGGTGCCGGACAGACGCTGTCGCTCTACCTGCACATTCCCTATTGCGACCGGCTTTGCTGGTTCTGTGCCTGCCATACCAAGCACACGTTGAAGTATGAGCCGATCCGCGCCTATCTCACCTCGCTGAAGCGCGAGATCGCCGAAATCGGCCAGAACGTGTCGAAGGATGCTGTTGTCACTGCCGTGCATTTCGGCGGTGGCTCGCCGACCATGTTGCTTCCCGAGGACATGACGACGCTGATGGTGGATCTGCGTGCTGCGTTCACCTTTTCCGACTCGGTCGAAATCAGCGTCGAGATGGATCCGAACGATCTCGATGAGCCCCGTTATGATGCGCTGGCCGCGATCGGCATGACGCGGGCAAGCCTCGGCGTCCAGGATTTCAATCCCAAGGTGCAGGAGACCATCAACCGGATCCAGACCTTCGAGCAGACCAGATCGGTCGTCGAGGCGGTGCGGGCGAGGGGGGTGCGCTCGGTCAACTGCGATGTTCTCTATGGACTGCCCTACCAGACGCTGGAGACGTTGCGCGAGACGATTTCGGACATCGTCAGCCTCGGCCCGGACCGCATTGCGCTGTTCGGTTATGCGCATGTGCCATGGATGAAGAAGCATCAGAAGATGATTCCGGAAGCCGCGCTGCCGGACACGGCCGAACGGTTCCTGCAGATGCAGGAGGCGGCGCGGATGCTGGTCGAGGCCGGCTATCAGCCGATCGGCATCGATCACTTCGCGAAACCTGACGACAGTCTCGCTAATGCCGAACGAAACGGCGAGCTTCGGCGTAATTTCCAAGGCTATACCGATGATCCGGCAAACGCGCTGATCGGGCTCGGTGCGTCCTCGATCGGCCAGTTGCCGCAGGGTTACGTCCAGAACATGCATGCGACATCCGAATATCAGCGCATGGTCGACGAGACCGGCCTTGCCGCCGTCCGCGGCATCGCATTGACCGATGGCGACCGGATGCGGGCATGGGTCATCGAGCGGCTAATGTGCAACTTCGGATTTTCCATTGCCGAACTGCGCACGCTCTACCCGAGAATCGCCGAGACCGTGATTGCCGAGGCGAGGGTGGCTGCGCGCGATCTGCCGGAGGTCTGCCGGCTCGACGGCGACGTGTTTTTGCTGACGGATGACGGCCGGCCGTTCGCCCGCAGCGTGGCCGCCGTGTTCGACGCCTATCTCGCCAATGGCAAGGGCAGGCACTCGCTTGCCGTCTGA
- a CDS encoding acyl carrier protein translates to MGVTATFDKVADIIAETSEIDRETITPESHTIDDLGIDSLDFLDIVFAIDKEFGIKIPLEQWTQEVNEGKVSTEEYFVLKNLCAKIDELRAAKG, encoded by the coding sequence ATGGGCGTGACTGCTACATTCGACAAGGTCGCTGACATTATCGCCGAAACGAGCGAAATCGATCGCGAGACGATCACTCCGGAAAGCCACACGATTGACGATCTGGGGATCGACAGTCTCGACTTCCTTGATATCGTCTTCGCCATCGACAAGGAATTCGGCATCAAGATTCCGCTCGAGCAGTGGACGCAGGAAGTCAACGAAGGCAAGGTTTCCACTGAAGAGTACTTCGTCCTGAAGAACCTCTGTGCGAAGATCGACGAGTTGCGCGCAGCCAAGGGCTGA
- a CDS encoding 3-hydroxyacyl-ACP dehydratase FabZ family protein has translation MLLEYFQMIDEVEALSLDAGEARIKVRSVVPAKSPVFEGHFPGMPLVPGVLLIETMAQASGFLVLAHSNFAAMPFLMSVDGAKMRTFVEPETVLDIEAFLEHDGSGFAVTKAKITAAGKKVCDAQLKLRTMPFDEVPLAGIVRKRAEEVGLIKAIDAARA, from the coding sequence ATGCTGCTGGAATATTTCCAGATGATCGACGAGGTGGAGGCGCTGAGCCTTGATGCAGGCGAGGCGCGGATCAAGGTCCGCTCCGTGGTGCCGGCAAAAAGCCCCGTTTTCGAGGGCCATTTTCCGGGAATGCCGCTTGTGCCCGGCGTGCTTCTGATCGAGACGATGGCGCAGGCCTCCGGTTTTCTCGTGCTCGCCCATTCCAACTTCGCCGCCATGCCTTTCCTGATGTCTGTCGACGGCGCGAAGATGCGGACCTTTGTCGAACCGGAGACCGTGCTCGACATCGAGGCGTTTCTGGAGCATGACGGTTCCGGGTTCGCGGTGACGAAAGCCAAGATCACCGCGGCCGGCAAGAAGGTCTGCGATGCGCAGCTCAAGCTCAGGACCATGCCGTTCGACGAGGTGCCGCTTGCCGGCATCGTGCGCAAGCGCGCCGAAGAGGTGGGGCTCATCAAGGCGATCGACGCCGCACGCGCTTAA
- a CDS encoding beta-ketoacyl-ACP synthase has protein sequence MTKADNDVVITGVGIVTSLGVGKAPHVAVLTAKDTPVPVVDAERLKPYPVHPLPEIDWSEQIPKRGDQRQMENWQRTGVFAAGLALADAGLKDDAEACGTMDMIVSAGGGERDINVDTLIADEALKRNDREVLLNEKLTTELRPTLFLAQLSNLLAGNISIVHKVTGSSRTFMGEEGAGISAVETAFARIKAGQSTHSLVGGAFVAERADALLLVESIRGLVAGDWTPLWSREGEDGGMIYGSVGALLVLESRAHANARGAHIYASLDGIEGDRGSRDEGKFEARLGRLLDDTTAGVSAANGVIFSGATGFPSLSSRELTVLGDKLPDVPVRGYGGLFGHSIEVQFPLGLALAALALDEKAAVPAFDPDHEALMTAPATKAVVTTVGHVRGEGAALLSANA, from the coding sequence ATGACCAAAGCGGACAATGATGTCGTCATCACCGGTGTGGGGATCGTCACCAGCCTCGGCGTCGGCAAGGCGCCGCATGTCGCGGTGCTGACGGCCAAGGATACGCCTGTTCCCGTCGTCGATGCCGAGCGGCTGAAGCCGTATCCGGTGCATCCGCTGCCGGAAATCGACTGGTCCGAACAGATCCCGAAGCGCGGCGATCAGCGGCAGATGGAAAACTGGCAGCGCACCGGCGTGTTCGCGGCCGGCCTGGCGCTGGCCGATGCCGGCCTGAAGGACGACGCCGAGGCTTGCGGCACCATGGACATGATCGTGTCTGCCGGCGGCGGCGAGCGCGACATCAATGTCGACACGCTGATCGCCGACGAGGCGCTGAAGCGCAACGACCGCGAAGTCCTGCTCAACGAAAAGCTGACGACGGAACTGCGCCCGACGCTGTTTCTCGCCCAGTTGTCCAATCTTCTGGCCGGCAATATTTCCATCGTCCACAAGGTCACCGGGTCGTCCCGCACCTTCATGGGCGAGGAGGGCGCCGGCATTTCCGCCGTCGAGACTGCGTTCGCGCGCATCAAGGCCGGACAGTCGACCCATTCGCTCGTCGGCGGCGCCTTCGTCGCCGAACGGGCCGACGCGCTGCTACTGGTCGAATCGATCCGCGGCCTGGTGGCGGGCGACTGGACGCCGCTCTGGTCGCGCGAAGGCGAAGACGGTGGCATGATCTATGGTTCCGTCGGCGCATTACTGGTGCTGGAATCGCGTGCCCATGCCAATGCGCGGGGCGCGCATATCTATGCCTCTCTCGATGGTATCGAGGGGGATCGCGGCAGTCGTGACGAAGGCAAGTTCGAGGCCCGCCTCGGCCGTCTGCTCGACGATACGACCGCCGGTGTTTCCGCTGCCAATGGCGTCATCTTCAGCGGTGCCACAGGCTTCCCGTCACTGTCGTCCCGTGAACTGACGGTGCTTGGCGATAAGCTGCCGGATGTGCCGGTGCGCGGCTATGGCGGCCTGTTCGGCCACTCCATCGAGGTGCAGTTCCCGCTCGGGTTGGCGCTCGCAGCACTGGCTCTCGACGAAAAGGCAGCCGTGCCGGCATTCGATCCGGACCATGAAGCCCTAATGACTGCGCCGGCGACCAAGGCCGTGGTCACCACCGTCGGCCATGTGCGCGGCGAAGGTGCCGCGCTTTTGTCTGCAAACGCTTGA
- a CDS encoding beta-ketoacyl-ACP synthase yields the protein MSQSAYLDHLGRPIVAVTGMGVITSLGQGLADNWKALTSGVSGIHTITRFPTDQLSTRICGSVDFIDIPVPNAVERSYAMARDTTVEALAQAGLSGDFGGPLFLAAPPIEPEWSARFELADRSAPPAEAGDVYARFLAAMHERPDPAFHEAALFGAISERLADRFGTRGLPVTLSTACASGATAIQLGVEAIRQGRATRALTVATDGSISAEAVIRFSLLSALSTQNDPPQQASKPFSKDRDGFVIAEGSATLVLESLESAIARGAKVLGIMKGCGEKADHFHRTRSSPDGGPAIATIRAALEDAGLSEDQIGYINAHGTSTPENDKMEYGSMLAVFGDRLTGIPVSSNKSMIGHTLTAAGAVEAVFSFQSMLTGTLPPTINYNNPDPTIALDVVPNVKRDTQVNAVLSNSFGFGGQNASLVMTLEPA from the coding sequence ATGAGCCAATCCGCTTATCTCGATCATCTCGGCCGGCCGATCGTCGCTGTCACCGGCATGGGTGTCATCACATCGCTCGGACAGGGGCTTGCCGACAACTGGAAGGCTTTGACCTCCGGCGTCTCCGGCATTCACACGATCACCCGGTTCCCGACTGACCAGCTGTCCACCCGCATCTGCGGTTCGGTCGACTTCATCGACATTCCCGTGCCGAACGCGGTCGAGCGGTCCTACGCCATGGCGCGCGATACGACCGTCGAGGCCTTGGCGCAGGCGGGTCTTTCCGGCGATTTCGGCGGCCCGCTGTTCCTCGCCGCACCGCCGATCGAGCCCGAATGGAGCGCCCGCTTCGAGCTGGCCGACCGCTCGGCCCCGCCGGCAGAAGCCGGTGATGTCTACGCCCGTTTCCTGGCGGCCATGCATGAGCGTCCGGATCCGGCGTTCCATGAGGCAGCACTCTTCGGTGCGATCTCCGAGCGGCTCGCCGACCGCTTCGGCACGCGCGGCCTGCCGGTCACGCTGTCGACGGCCTGCGCATCCGGCGCCACCGCTATCCAGCTCGGCGTCGAGGCGATCCGCCAGGGTCGTGCGACCCGTGCGCTGACGGTTGCCACCGACGGATCGATCAGCGCCGAGGCGGTCATTCGCTTCTCGCTACTGTCGGCGCTGTCGACCCAGAACGATCCGCCGCAGCAGGCCTCCAAGCCCTTCAGCAAGGACCGCGACGGTTTCGTCATCGCAGAAGGATCGGCGACGCTGGTGCTGGAATCGCTGGAATCGGCCATTGCCCGTGGTGCCAAGGTGCTTGGCATCATGAAGGGTTGCGGCGAGAAGGCCGACCATTTCCACCGCACCCGCTCGTCCCCGGACGGCGGTCCGGCGATCGCGACGATCCGCGCCGCGCTCGAAGATGCCGGCCTGTCGGAAGACCAGATCGGCTACATCAACGCCCATGGCACATCGACACCGGAAAACGACAAGATGGAATACGGTTCCATGCTGGCCGTCTTCGGTGATCGGTTGACCGGCATCCCGGTCTCGTCGAACAAGTCGATGATCGGTCATACGCTGACGGCGGCCGGTGCGGTCGAGGCGGTCTTCTCGTTCCAGTCCATGCTGACGGGCACGCTGCCGCCGACGATCAACTACAACAATCCGGATCCGACGATCGCGCTGGATGTGGTTCCGAACGTCAAGCGGGATACGCAGGTCAACGCGGTCCTGTCGAATTCCTTCGGCTTCGGCGGGCAGAATGCCAGCCTTGTCATGACGCTGGAACCGGCGTAA
- a CDS encoding zinc-binding dehydrogenase has product MRALQLVDDRKLEITDLPEPDAPAVGEVTLRVKAVALNHIDVWGWRGMAFAKRKMPLVIGAEAAGVVESIGPGVSNVLPGQLVSIYGARTCGLCRACREGRDNLCEHVGGVHGFHLDGFAQEKVNLPARLLVPAPPGVDAVGAALAPVTFGTVEHMLFDNAKLEPGETILIHAGGSGIGTAAIQLAKKIGCTVITTVGSDDKIERAKALGADHVINYRTDRFEGVVRKLTKKKGVDVVFEHVGKDTWAGSMFSLKRGGRLVTCGSTSGVSTDINLMMLFQQQLKLFGSFGCRMENMANAMQKMARGLVHPVIDTEVGFDDIDKALERMETRQVFGKIVLKID; this is encoded by the coding sequence ATGCGTGCACTGCAACTGGTCGACGACCGCAAACTCGAAATCACCGATCTTCCCGAGCCGGATGCTCCGGCCGTCGGCGAGGTGACGCTGAGGGTCAAGGCGGTCGCACTCAACCACATCGACGTCTGGGGCTGGCGCGGCATGGCGTTTGCCAAGCGCAAGATGCCGCTGGTCATCGGTGCCGAGGCTGCGGGCGTGGTCGAATCGATCGGGCCTGGCGTGTCGAACGTCCTGCCGGGACAGCTCGTGTCGATCTACGGTGCGCGCACCTGCGGCCTTTGCCGTGCGTGCCGCGAAGGCCGCGACAATCTCTGCGAACATGTCGGTGGCGTGCATGGTTTCCATCTCGACGGCTTTGCCCAGGAGAAGGTGAACCTTCCGGCCCGTCTCCTCGTGCCGGCACCGCCCGGCGTCGATGCGGTCGGCGCGGCACTTGCCCCGGTTACCTTCGGCACGGTCGAGCACATGCTGTTCGATAATGCCAAGCTCGAGCCCGGTGAAACAATCCTCATCCATGCCGGCGGTTCCGGCATCGGCACGGCGGCGATCCAGCTTGCGAAGAAGATCGGCTGCACGGTGATCACCACCGTCGGCTCCGACGACAAGATCGAGCGCGCCAAGGCGCTCGGCGCCGACCACGTCATCAATTACCGTACCGACCGCTTCGAAGGCGTGGTGCGCAAGCTGACGAAGAAGAAGGGCGTCGACGTCGTCTTCGAACATGTCGGTAAGGACACCTGGGCGGGATCGATGTTCTCGCTGAAGCGCGGCGGCCGTCTGGTCACCTGCGGCTCGACGTCGGGCGTCTCCACCGACATCAACCTGATGATGCTGTTCCAGCAGCAGCTGAAGCTGTTCGGTTCGTTCGGCTGCCGGATGGAGAACATGGCGAACGCCATGCAGAAGATGGCGCGCGGCCTCGTGCATCCGGTCATCGACACGGAAGTCGGCTTCGACGACATCGACAAGGCGCTGGAGCGGATGGAGACCCGGCAGGTCTTCGGAAAGATCGTCCTGAAGATCGATTGA